The Capricornis sumatraensis isolate serow.1 chromosome 20, serow.2, whole genome shotgun sequence genome contains the following window.
CTCCCCCTCCCCGGGTTGGAGTTCCCGCCCTAAGACCGAACCCCACAGCCGGAAACCCGGTCCGTTCTCTGCTCGGCCGGGCTCAGCGCGCTCGTGAGCGCTCCCTTCAGAATGTGGCACCGTCCTCTGACGGAAACAGCTATTCACCTCGTAACCAGCTCGCAGTCCCAGCGGAGCCACCCCCTACGTAGCGCGCCACGCGGGGCTTCCTCCACCCCCCATGCCGACCCCCTGCGTCGGTGTCGTCACGCCGCCACCTCAGCGGAGCGGGAAGTGCGGGGCCCGCCCCGCGGGCCGTAGCCCTGCCTTCCCTCTAAAGTGTAAACCCCTCGAGCCCGCCCCTCGAAGCGCACCTCCCTCCTCGGTTCCGGGACTAGGAAACGGGCGGTTCGCCACCCTGGCCCCGCCCCTTGAGGTAGAACGCTGTTTGCCCCACCCCCTTGGGGGGTGGTGCTTCTGGGTCCCTCCTAAGTATGTCCAAAGCCCGTGGCTCCGCCTCCGTCCTAAACCTGAGACTCCGCCTATGAGCAACCCAAGGTCGCTTCTACCCGACTACCTCCGAAGGGAGCCGAGGCTGTGGCCCCGCCCACGTCCGGCCGAAGCTCTTGGCCCCGCCCACAACCGAACTTACTCGACCACCTCCGAAAAAATCCGAAGCCTGTGGCCCCGCCTCCAAACCACCCCCGGATTCTGGCCGAAGGAACCTGGAGCGGAGGCCCCGCCTCCCTCTGAAAGCTCAGCTCCAGGCCCCGCCTCTTTCCCGGGTCCCGCGGCGCCCTCGGAGCCCGAAGCTTCTGGCCCCACCCCTTTCCGAGCCGAAGCCCCGCCCTTTGCGTGCTCGCAGCCTGGTAGATCCGAGTCCGGGTCCCGCCGCCGGGTCGTGCTCTCTGCGCCTCGTTCGCCCTCCTTCCCCGCGCAGCCCGGACACCGCTGGGCGCTGTGCGCACGACCCCGGGCCGCGCAACTCTGCAGACCCCCCGAAAGAGGCTGGGGGTGCTGGGGCGTGCTGGGCGGGGTAGGCGTGGCCGGACCCACGGTACCCAGCGGGCCAGGACTGCTCGGCCGCCTCCTGCCCTGCGGGCGGCGCAGAACCGCGGGTCCAGGTGGGCCGGGGTGTGGAGGCGCCCAGGAAACCGGGAGGGGTCTGGACAGTGTGGGGTCGCTGCGGATCGGCGGACGGATGGGGTGCGGGGGCGGCGCCGGGAGCGCGGCCGAGCTCCGGGGTGGCATGGTCGAGCTCCCGGGTGGCGTAACCGCCTGTGGCTTTGCCCAAAACGGATATGAGCCGTGCTTGGTGCGCGCCCCGGGACTCGGGCTGGGACTGGGGAGCGGGCCGGCTCTCTGGCTTCAGACAGGAGAAGGAACCCGAGCTCGGAGAGGGGTGGAGGCTGAAGACCTGGACTCCTCTGAGGCCCCCTCGAAGAACGGCAGGGGTTTAGAGAGCAGTGTTTTCGGAGGCAGGGGGGAGCTCGGGGATAAGAAGAGAGGGGCTGGGTGTTGCTTGATTGTCTACGGAGGAGGGGTCGGCAGGTTTGGATTCCTGGGTTCTCAAAGGAGAAGAGatctgggggcctgggttctcaAGAGAGGTCCTGGGGGTGACTTCCTCTATCCTCAAAGGAGGAAGGGCCTGGAGGTCAGGATTCCTGTGTTCTcagaggagaggagctgagggtAGGATTCCTGGATCTTTGACAACTGGGGATTTAGACGGGGGCAGATCCCTAAATCCTCTAAGGAGGAGGGGCTGGCGGCCGGACTCCTGGGTTCTCACTGTGAACGTTTGCCCCTCCCCTAGAACATGTCGCCCGAAGAATGGACATATCTAGTGGTTCTTCTTATCTCCATCCCCATCGGCTTCCTCTTTAAGAAAGCTGGTGAGTCAGGTTCCCTCCTCAACGGAAAGTAAGGGGGGGCAGGCAGAACGGGGGACCCCCTGGAAAGTTCTACGCTTATGCTGTGCCTTCTCCCCGCAGGACCTGGGCTGAAGAGATGGGGGGCGGCAGCCGTGGGCCTGGGGCTCACCTTGTTCACCTGTGGCCCCCACACTTTGCACTCCCTGGTCACCATCCTTGGGACCTGGGCGCTCATTCAGGCCCAGCCCTGGTGAGGAtttggtgggaggaggagggggagcacGGAGCGGGTGGAGGATGCAACCTCTTTCCTCTTGGGGTCTTTCTCTGTTTCCGCGTCAGCCTCTGGATGTCTCTTGTGTGCCTCGAGATTCTCTGTGTCACGTGTTTGGTCTGtttctcctcctttcctgccTTTTTTGGGTCTTGTCCCTGTGTGTCTGTCCTGGCCCTTGACCTCCGTGTCATGGATTCAGGAGAGAGGAGGGCATTACTGGGCTGCTGGCCCcgggattctctctctctctcccgcgcctctccccctccctcccagaaACAAATGGAGGCATGAAGGGTCTTCACCCTGCGGCCCCTCTCTTCATCTCCTCCTTGTTCTCTGTTGCTGTGCGTTTTTGTGCAGCTCTTTCGGTCGTGTTCATCCCGTACACCCACCTCCCGTGTCTCTGAAGGTgggcggtggggggtgggatCTGCAGCTGGGATCCAGGGGCGACAGAGGCAAGACCTCCCGCTCCCAGCGCGACCGGCCTCCTGTCTTGTCGCAGCTCCTGCCACGCCCTGGCCCTCGCCTGGACCTTCTCCTACCTGCTTTTCTTCCGCGCGCTCAGCCTGCTGGGCCTGCCCACTCCCACGCCCTTCACCAACGCCGTCCAACTGCTGCTGACACTGAAGGTCAggctccccccacacccccggCCCTCCCTGGGTGCCCGTGAACCGGCCCAGCTTTACCTTCTCCTccctggggaggcagaggaggcggGTCGGTCTCTCCCACTCACTCTGCCGAAGGCAGGACTTCACCTCTCAGCTCTTCCCCGGGGTAAAAAAAGGACCCAAAGCTATATAACTGCGGGTGTCAGTGGGTGGCTGGGCTAAAGTGCATCTTTGTAGCAAGCCAcgttgcaaaagagaaaaaaaacaaaacccagctctGGGcagagagcactgagctgagggCACAAAAGCAGGACACCCCGTCTGGCTTCCCACAACCTGGGAAGATGGGAGAAAACAGGTCTGCAGGCCCTGCCGCAGAAGGAAAGGTCGCTCATTGCTCCTGTGTGCTACCTTTCAGGGAATGGAAGGGTCGGGCGGCAGTGGCAGGCAGGGCTTGCCCAGCATCCCGTGTTCCCGGGCGGGAGCTGAAGAGTGGGCAGGAGTGGGTTAGGAGTTGGAGGAAACCAGAGCCTCTCAGGACACAGGGAGCAGCGGGCTTGGAAGGGGGCCGCCCGCATGCCGCCAGCTGTGTGCTAGCCACATGGACTGTCCCTCAAAGGGAGACCGCAGCGCGGGCCAAGCCGTGCAGGGCCTGGCTGGCCCCAGTGCGGAGTTTGGACTTCTTCCTGTGAGGGCCCAAGAGCCATTGCAAGAGGTTTTTCTGAAAACCTGTGACCAGGTTTACAGGTTTAAAAATACTTGCTCCAGATGCTGAGAGAACTGCAGCAGGAAGGGTAAGGGGAGCTGACGTGGGACTCCTTTATCTAAGTACAACTGACAAACTGAAGGCTTGAGGCAGGCCTGGGGCAGCTTATCAGGGCCCCACCAGGAGGCCTGGCACGTAGGAGAACCTGGAGTGCGTTTTTGTTGATGTTTACCTCGACCAGGGTGGGATGAGGAAGGGTCCTGGGCCCAAGGGGACGAGAGGAGGGGAGCCCAGAAGGAAAAGGACTTGGGTAGATTAGAGGAGGTTGGTCAAGGGTCACGGCCAGGCCCCAGGCGGTCTTATCAATAAAGGGATTAAAAATACAGGAATACAAACCCAAGGTTCACTCCTGCCTGCTTCCGCCATCTGGCAACTGAACCCCGGCTGAAGCTGGAAGACACAGACCTGTGGGTGTCGGGCCAgcctggggtgtgtgtgcagaAGGGTAGAGAGCAGGCTGGGGGCCTAGGGTAAACACACTCAGCCCAGTGGTGGAGGCCAAGTGAAAGGGACAGGCCCAGAGACCTCAGGGATGAGACCTGGGGAGCGAGGAAGGTTTCCAGTCTAAGCAGCTCATTTGGATGCTGATGGCatttgatggggcttccctgctggtaaagaatccgcctgcaatgcaggagacctgggttcaatccctgggttgggaagatcccctggggaagggaaaggctacccactccagtattctggcctggagaatcccaaggactggcATTTGATGAGGGGAGAGACCAGATGAACACCCACTTCGGGAAATGACCAAAACTGTTTTCCACTTGGGATGTGTTAAGTTCGAGGTGCCCGGAAGTCATCCATCCGTGTATTAATGAGAAGAGgcagctgctttttcttttttttttaatttattttggccatgccgcacggcttgtgggatctcagtttgcCAACCAAGCATCATCAAACCCGGGCCCCGGTAgggaaagcaccaagtcctaacctctggaccaccggggaattccCTAGAGGCAGCCTGATGGACAAGCTTGGGGCTTGGAGAAGTCCCACCGGGGTACAGCATGGGTGGTACCTAAAGCCGTGAACGGCAGGGGAACACGGAAAGATGGAACTTAGAGAGAAAAAGACCAAGGGGCCCAGGAGGGAGCCCTTAGTCGTGGTCAGATGCTCAGAGCTGCCCAAGGAGCAGCGCCTCGGCACCCAGCCCCACAGGACCGCCTGGCCCTTGGCCGCCCAGGGCGGTCGTGAACGGGAAGTGGGTGTGAGGAGGCCGGGGTCTGAGCTGTCCTCCCGCACGCCCCTTCCTCCCAGCTGGTGAGTCTGGCCAGTGAAGTTCAGGACCTGCACTTGGcccagaggaaggaaatggcCTTGGGCTTCAGCAAGGAGCCCCCCTTGGGGTTGCTGCCGGACGTGCCCTCTCTGATGGAGACCCTCAGCTACAGCTACTGCTACGTGGGAATCATGACAGGTGAGCGTGCCCACCCCGGGCCTGCCTCTGCCCAGACTCTGCCGTCTGTTCTGTgttcctgccccaccccaccccccattccAGCCTCTGCTGCTCTGAGGGTGAGCCTCTGAGCCCCAgtccctgtctccctctcccGCTGGCCCCAGGGCCCCTCCAGAGTAGACACAGATTGTTCTCTGCCTCAGTGACTCTTTGTAGCTTATTGGGAGCACACGGGAGATTAAGGAGAAAGGTCGATGTCACCCTAATGTGTCTGCCGCCCAGGCCACAAGGATTCACAGCGTATGATCCAACTTTTAGTTTCAGGACGTATTTTTCATCACCGTTGACCTCGTAGAAGGTTTTGACTTCTGTAACAACTGTGTTGAGCTATAATTACCATATTCACCCACTCACAACCACCTCCAGTTTGCTGGGTGAGTCTCTCTACAGAGTTGTGCAGCCTGACTCCCAGGcaatttcatcacctcaaaaagaaccCCTGCAGCCTTTACCATCGTCTCCCAAACCTCCAGCTGCCTCCATTCCCTGAAAGCACCGACTTCCTCTGTGTGTTTGCCTACCCTGAActtctataaatggaatcatacagcgtGTGGTCCTCTGTGACATGTGAGACTTTCCACATTTCTGTTAAAGccctctgctccctccccagGCCAAGCCATCATTTTATCAGCAGTCCCCTCTTTTCCGTCACTGTCCCTCTGCAGCCCCTCCCTGCTCAGTGGCTGAGGGGTCTcctgaaaaagcaaaataataatctAGCCCTTCCCTGGTCGGGGAGCCTACAGTGGTTACCCTAGCACTGAGGAAAACAAACCAgagtctttggagaaggaaatggctacccactccagaattcttgcctgggaaatcccacggacagaggagcccggcgggctacagtccatgggttggcagAGAGTTAGATGTGACTGAGCGCGCACGCATGCGTGCACAACGTATGCAAACAAGTGGGTGGTTTTACACCAATGGGAAACATGCATACGGTCAGCACCCCATCAAATAATCTTTCCAACACACCACTAGTCTCTCCTGCCCCCTTCTAGTTGCTGTCTCCCAAGGGTAGCCACTCTCTGGACTTCTAAGAGCATAGGTCTGTTTTGGGGCTCTATGGGAATGGAATCAGATACAGTATGTGTTCCTCTGTGCTGCCTTATTTGCTCAATGGGATGCGAGACGTTGGCTGCACGGACTTGTACCTGGTTTGTTTTCATGGCTGTGTGGTATTCCATTGAGTGGATAAACCACAcgttatccaaaaaaaaaaaaaaaaatatatatatatatatatatatatatatatatatatatatataaagccaaACCCAAAGCCCTGGTCCGATCCCGCCCGGGGCCTTGCCCCCGCAACCCTCTGATTTCTTCTCAGGCCCCTGCCTTCCTCAAGGGACGCGCTGCTGCGCTCCCCGTTCCTGACCCCCGGGCCCCCCTGCCCGCCTCCCTCCAAGTGCGGCCTGTCTCCATCAAGTGTGCCGGGACCCCCTGGTTCTCAGACCCCCTAAGTGTCTCTGTCTGTCCCTCCTTCCCGCCAAGCCCCCTGTCCCCCCCCTTGTCCGCCTTCCCTTGCTCGCCGttcccctctctccctgctccccctGGTTCCCCGGTTCCTGGCCCATCTCCCCCGCCCTGGGGCCGGCGCCCGCGCGCACCCGTCTGACCGCGGCCCGCCCTCCCGCCACAGGCCCGTTCTTCCGCTACCGCACCTACCTGGACTGGCTGGAGCAGCCCTTCCCGGGGGCCGTGCCCAGCCTGCGGCCCCTGTTGCGCCGCGCCTGGCCGGCCCCGCTCTTCGGCCTGCTCTTCCTGCTCTCGTCACACCTCTTCCCGCTGGAGGCCGTGCGCGAGGACGCCTTCTACGCCCGCCCGCTGCCCGCCCGCCTCTTCTACATGGTTCCCGTCTTCTTCGCCTTCCGCATGCGCTTCTACGTGGCCTGGATTGCCGCCGAGTGCGGCTGCATTGCCGCCGGCTTCGGGGCCTACCCCGTGGCCGCCAAAGCCCGGGCCGGGGGCGGCCCCACCCTCCAATGCCCACCCCCCAGCAGGTCAGGCGGCGGGAGGGAGGTGTCCCAAGACCCGGCCGGCCCCATCACCGCGGGCTGGCCCTGCCCCTAGCAGGGAGGAgagcggggaggaggggggctgGTCTCCCACCTGTTGTCAGCAGTGTCACTCTTGGCCACCGCAGCCCGCCCTCCCCTGTCCTAGGAAAACTCCTGAAACCTATGAGCGCCCCCTGTTGTGTGCTTGTCACCCCCTGGGGTAGGAATTGCTCTCTGTTGCTAGGAAAAGGAAGTATTCTAGCAACCCCCTGCTGCCCCTCTGTTCCCATGGAAGTGTCACCCCGGTAACCCGGTTGTGGTTGGTTGCTCAGGATGCCATCCCTGGGCAGTGAGGAGCAGCCCCTTGTTGCTAGGGAAACCATTCCCTAGCAACAGAACTACCCCTTCCTGCCTGTGTTGCTATGGAAACGGCATCCCCTAAACTGCCCCCTTCTTTGCTGGGAGCAAGCAGGCCCTCCCTGTGAGATGTCACCACATAACAGTCTCTGTTTTAAATGacattctctttatttatttttggctgctgagcacaggctttctctggttggggCGAGGCGGGGCTACTCTTCGTCTGGGGGGGGCAAGCTTCTCCTtccggtggcttctctcgttgggGAGCGCAGGCTCAGGAGCTGTTGCCCACAGCCTCAGCTGCTCCAGGGCGtctggggtcttcccagaccagcgaTGGAACCCGAGTCAGCCCCCTGCGTTGGTAGGCGGATCCTTAcccgcctgggaagtcccagaaatgGCATTCTCCACCATGCTGGCCTCTGGCCAGGGGGACACCATTCTTAGTAACCGCCAGAAGCCCCAGTAACTGTAGGTTAAGCTTATTGCTGGTGAAGCTACTCCCCTAGCTCCTTCATCATGAGGCAGATCACACGGCTAGTAACTAGGGACTCCCTTGTTGCTAAGGATACGTTGCTCCTGTGTTTCTGGGGAGGTGGCACCCTGGCAGTCAGGAGTGGGCCCTCCCTCGGTTCCCTGCAGCCGTCCTCTGGCCTTCAGGCTGGGGCTGGAAAAGCAGCCCCTTGATGTAAACTTTGAATGACTCCTTACTAGGGTTGGGCCATCCCCTTGTAGTCACAGCAGCCGTTCCGTTGTGGGGGAAGTGGCGCCCCCCAAGCAACATTTCTTCCTTCTGCCAGAGTAACCAAAGGCAGGCCTCCAGTTGCTAGAGGGTATCCCCCAGAAGACGTCAGGCAGGAGCTGAAAGCTTTTCTAAACCTTCTGGGCCCTGCTCTTAATGGAAGCCCCGCTTCTGTTATCAGAAGCAGCCAGTGGTTCAGGCAGGTCAGTGATAATCCCCTTCTGCTGGGAGCATTGGCACCGGTGACCCAGGAACCGCTGTATTACTGGAGCTGATCTTTCTAGAACAGTCATACGGACTGATAGCCAGGAAACGCCTTTTCAGGACGCTTTTTTAAAACATCCTAGGCTTGTCGCTAAGAAAGGCCCTTTCCCTAGCAACAGAGACCGTCTAGGTGGCAGGCGGGCCTAGAACATCTCCCTAGCAACCACGGACCACTTCGCTGTTAAGGGCTGCTGTTTGCCCAGCCAGGGAAGGgtttaaggaatttagaaaggaCCACTTGGAGGCTTCTCTGGATATGCTGAGCTTGGGTGCTAAGGGATGGCCTTACCCCAACATCTGAGACCACTGGCAGGTCAGTTGCTAAGGACTCATAGCTTAGCAACTGTAACCCTTGCAGACTTTTCCTGGCTGTTGCAGGCCCCCTTCCCGAGAGAAAGAGAATCCTATTGCTGTGGAATTGTGCacatccccccccaaaaaatgcaCCCTCTGGGCTCCCCTCCCCTGTTGCCCTAGCAAATGCCACAGCCAGGGAGCTGTTGCCTGGCCAGACTCCCCTCCTTAGCGTCCGGGGCTGGGACAGGAGCCGGCGTCGGGAGGGGGCCTGGCTGAGCTGCATGTCTGTCCCCCACCCTCGTCCTCCACCCCCCCAGTCCGGAGACGGCAGCTTCCCTGGAGTACGACTATGAGGCCATCCGCAACATCGACTGCTACAACACAGACTTCTGCGTGAGAGTGCGGGAGGGCATGCGGTACTGGAACATGACGGTGCAGTGGTGGCTGGCGCAGTACATATACAAGAGCGCGCCCGCCCGCTCCTACGTGCTCAGGTGAGCCCGCCTGTCGCGGAGGACGGCGTGTAACTACATCTCCCAGCCGCCCCGCGGCGCCCTGCGGCTCCCCCAAGCGGGCCTCCGCCCTTGAGGGTCATGGGAGCTGTAGTTTCTTGAGCCTCTGGCTGCGGCTCGGATTGCGTTACCGAGGTAAGCTCGTTCCTCTTTCCTCGGGCCTCCGTTTCTACTTCTGTAAAGCCGGCCGCGTGGCATAGACGCAGTGCACCGAGTCCTATGGACTCGATGGCTAGACTTCCTGGAATCGTGACCCTGCCAGTACCTAAGAAACGTTAAGCAGTTGGTTGACCTCTGTTCCGTcaactcttttttcctctctcaaaaAATTACCctacatgcttttctttttctagttttttttaattgaagtatagttgatttaaaatgttgtattcgtttcagatgtacagcaaagtgatttatatattttttttctttttttttttttcttgctttttcccacTGTGCTTTGCAACCTGCAGGATCTGAGCCCACCCCAGCAGTGaaagggcagagtcctaaccactggactaccagggagttccctatcctttttttttttttctctttcagattattttctcttataagttattacagagtactgagtagaattccctatACAGTAGCCAATACATTAAGTCctggttggttatctatt
Protein-coding sequences here:
- the MBOAT7 gene encoding lysophospholipid acyltransferase 7 — encoded protein: MSPEEWTYLVVLLISIPIGFLFKKAGPGLKRWGAAAVGLGLTLFTCGPHTLHSLVTILGTWALIQAQPCSCHALALAWTFSYLLFFRALSLLGLPTPTPFTNAVQLLLTLKLVSLASEVQDLHLAQRKEMALGFSKEPPLGLLPDVPSLMETLSYSYCYVGIMTGPFFRYRTYLDWLEQPFPGAVPSLRPLLRRAWPAPLFGLLFLLSSHLFPLEAVREDAFYARPLPARLFYMVPVFFAFRMRFYVAWIAAECGCIAAGFGAYPVAAKARAGGGPTLQCPPPSSPETAASLEYDYEAIRNIDCYNTDFCVRVREGMRYWNMTVQWWLAQYIYKSAPARSYVLRSAWTMLLSAYWHGLHPGYYLSFLTIPLCLAAERQLESALRWRLGPGGQKAWDWAHWFLKMRAYDYMCMGFVLLSLRDTLRYWASVYFCIHVLALAALGLGLALGRGGPGRRKSGAPAPSPASGKLREE